The following coding sequences lie in one Stenotrophomonas rhizophila genomic window:
- a CDS encoding M1 family metallopeptidase, protein MACRSLLHALLLMPLLFAVRAHASAPRAFDVISYEVALEPDIQQKRLQGKVTVWFDAVQRVQTLTLDAGELDIASVTQGGRALQFEQTNGRLRITLAEPIPSGAFGNVRIAYSGAPRFGLEFAPERDEVYSVFSTSQWMPSVDAPDERARLHLSLTLPAGLLAAGSGRAKPPRTLADGRIEHRWSSDSALPAYVYGFAAGRYQEATRQHDAIALRFLSVDRTPAQLQTLFARTGDMLDFFAARAGLPYRGESYQQALVESTIGQEMAGLSLMSEDYGQGVLDDPDDTALMAHEAAHQWWGNRVTCASWEHFWLNEGMANFMTAAYLQHAQGEAAYQAQVQGWRTRLEALRAKGADHALVYANWDAPTGDDRAVVYRKGAYVLHLLRGELGEEAFWRGLRDYTRTYDGRSVTTLDFQHAMEKSAGRSLQPFFQHWVYGADATAR, encoded by the coding sequence ATGGCATGCCGTTCGTTGTTGCACGCGCTTCTGTTGATGCCGTTGTTGTTTGCCGTGCGTGCACATGCGTCTGCACCGCGCGCGTTTGATGTCATCAGCTACGAAGTCGCGCTTGAGCCGGACATTCAGCAAAAGCGCCTGCAGGGAAAAGTGACGGTGTGGTTCGACGCGGTCCAGCGCGTGCAGACATTGACCCTGGATGCCGGCGAGCTGGACATAGCTTCGGTCACCCAGGGCGGGCGGGCGCTGCAGTTCGAGCAGACCAACGGCCGCCTTCGGATCACGCTGGCCGAGCCGATACCTTCAGGCGCCTTCGGCAACGTTCGCATTGCATACTCCGGCGCGCCCCGCTTCGGGCTGGAGTTCGCCCCCGAGCGCGACGAGGTGTACAGCGTGTTCTCCACCAGCCAATGGATGCCGTCGGTGGATGCGCCGGATGAGCGGGCCCGCCTGCATCTGTCGCTCACACTACCAGCCGGTCTGCTGGCCGCCGGCAGTGGTCGTGCAAAACCACCGCGCACGCTGGCTGATGGACGAATTGAACACCGCTGGTCGTCCGATAGCGCACTGCCGGCGTACGTGTATGGCTTTGCGGCCGGGCGCTATCAGGAAGCCACCCGCCAGCACGATGCCATCGCACTGCGCTTCCTGTCGGTGGATCGAACCCCGGCACAACTGCAGACGCTGTTTGCCCGCACCGGCGACATGCTCGACTTCTTCGCTGCGCGCGCCGGGCTGCCCTACCGCGGTGAGAGTTACCAGCAGGCACTGGTGGAAAGTACCATCGGCCAGGAAATGGCCGGGCTATCGCTGATGTCCGAAGACTACGGACAGGGCGTGCTGGACGATCCGGATGACACCGCGCTGATGGCGCACGAGGCCGCCCACCAGTGGTGGGGCAACCGGGTGACCTGCGCCAGTTGGGAACACTTCTGGCTCAACGAGGGCATGGCCAACTTCATGACCGCCGCCTACCTGCAGCATGCGCAGGGCGAGGCCGCCTACCAGGCACAGGTGCAGGGCTGGCGCACGCGGTTGGAGGCGCTGCGCGCCAAAGGCGCCGATCATGCGCTGGTCTATGCCAACTGGGATGCGCCGACCGGCGACGACCGGGCGGTGGTGTATCGCAAGGGCGCGTATGTGCTGCACCTGCTGCGCGGTGAACTGGGGGAAGAGGCATTCTGGCGCGGCCTGCGCGATTACACCCGCACCTATGACGGCCGTTCGGTGACCACCCTCGATTTCCAGCACGCGATGGAAAAGTCGGCAGGGCGCTCGCTGCAACCGTTCTTCCAGCACTGGGTGTACGGCGCAGACGCAACGGCGCGCTGA
- a CDS encoding O-acetyl-ADP-ribose deacetylase — MKIEVWQGDITTLAVDAIVNAANESLLGGGGVDGAIHRAAGPALLAECQALPEIRPGMRCPTGEVRATAAYNLPARHVIHTVGPVWQDGQRDEPALLANCYWKSLQLAEKLDLQSIAFPAISCGVFGYPLHQAAQVAVTETLAWQRSHAQPKRIVLVAFNTATAKAYLQALATAGQSADEPRPLVMPPLGDAGLAASH, encoded by the coding sequence ATGAAGATCGAAGTGTGGCAGGGCGACATCACGACCCTGGCGGTGGATGCGATCGTCAATGCGGCCAACGAATCCCTGCTTGGCGGTGGCGGTGTGGACGGCGCGATCCATCGCGCGGCCGGCCCGGCGCTGCTGGCCGAATGCCAGGCCCTGCCCGAGATCCGCCCGGGCATGCGCTGCCCTACCGGCGAGGTGCGTGCCACGGCGGCCTACAACCTGCCGGCCCGCCACGTGATCCATACGGTGGGCCCGGTGTGGCAGGACGGCCAGCGCGATGAACCGGCCCTGCTGGCCAACTGCTACTGGAAGTCGCTGCAGCTGGCCGAAAAGCTGGACCTGCAGTCGATCGCGTTCCCGGCCATCAGTTGCGGCGTGTTCGGCTATCCGCTGCACCAGGCGGCACAGGTGGCGGTGACCGAAACCCTGGCGTGGCAGCGCAGCCATGCGCAGCCCAAGCGGATCGTGCTGGTTGCGTTCAACACGGCCACCGCGAAGGCCTACCTGCAGGCACTGGCGACGGCAGGCCAGAGCGCTGACGAACCGCGCCCACTGGTGATGCCACCACTCGGCGATGCAGGCTTGGCGGCCTCGCATTGA
- the cysK gene encoding cysteine synthase A yields the protein MALYNSILDTIGNTPVVRLNRIAPDHVTVYAKVESFNPGGSVKDRLALAIILDAEARGVLKPGDTIVEATSGNTGVALAMVAAARGYKFVATMVETFSIERRKLMRAYGAKVILTPAAERGSGMVRRAKELADEHGWFLASQFANPANPAYHRNTTAPEILRDFAGKRLDYFVTGWGTGGTLTGVGEVLKVARPDTRIVATEPSGAALLKGEEWKPHKIQGWTPDFVPEVLNRGVYDELLSIDDARAIETSRRLAAEEGIFVGISAGATVASALDIAARADKGSVILAMLPDTGERYFSTPLFADINEGSDDDWLAGLP from the coding sequence ATGGCCCTGTACAACTCGATCCTGGACACCATCGGCAACACCCCGGTGGTCCGCCTGAACCGCATCGCCCCCGACCACGTCACCGTCTACGCCAAGGTCGAGTCGTTCAATCCCGGCGGCTCGGTGAAGGACCGGCTGGCGCTGGCGATCATCCTGGACGCCGAAGCGCGCGGCGTGCTCAAGCCCGGCGACACCATCGTCGAAGCCACCTCCGGCAACACCGGCGTGGCGCTGGCGATGGTGGCGGCCGCGCGCGGCTACAAGTTCGTGGCCACCATGGTGGAGACCTTCTCCATCGAGCGCCGCAAGCTGATGCGCGCCTACGGGGCCAAGGTGATCCTGACCCCGGCGGCCGAGCGCGGCTCGGGCATGGTCCGCCGCGCCAAGGAACTGGCCGACGAGCACGGCTGGTTCCTGGCCAGCCAGTTCGCCAATCCGGCCAACCCGGCCTACCACCGCAACACCACCGCACCGGAAATCCTGCGCGATTTCGCCGGCAAGCGCCTGGACTACTTCGTGACCGGCTGGGGCACCGGCGGCACCCTGACCGGCGTGGGCGAGGTGCTCAAGGTGGCCCGCCCGGACACCCGCATCGTCGCGACCGAGCCGTCCGGTGCGGCGCTGCTCAAGGGCGAGGAATGGAAGCCGCACAAGATCCAGGGCTGGACCCCGGACTTCGTGCCGGAGGTGCTCAACCGGGGCGTCTACGATGAACTGCTGAGCATCGACGATGCCCGCGCGATCGAGACCTCGCGCCGGCTGGCGGCCGAGGAAGGCATCTTCGTGGGCATCTCCGCCGGGGCCACGGTGGCCAGCGCGCTGGACATCGCCGCCCGGGCCGACAAGGGCAGCGTGATCCTGGCCATGCTGCCCGACACCGGCGAGCGCTACTTCTCGACCCCGCTGTTTGCCGACATCAACGAGGGCTCCGACGACGACTGGCTGGCCGGTCTGCCCTGA
- a CDS encoding class I fructose-bisphosphate aldolase, with amino-acid sequence MSIEQLAETAQAMVAPGKGIIAIDESTGTIGKRFASVGLENTEENRRAYREMLLTTPKLNEHISGAILYDETIRQSTKDGVPFAKYMADNGIIPGIKVDKGAHALAGCPGELVTEGLDGLRERLQEYYKLGARFAKWRAVINIGESIPSGTCIESNAHALARYAALCQECGLVPMVEPEVIMDGDHDIETCYEVTEATLRSLFDALYQQNVLLEGTILKASMVISGKGCEEQADVEEVAESTVMCLKSTVPAILPGVVFLSGGQSDEQSTAHLDAMNQMGNLPWPLSFSYGRAMQQAALKLWAKDTKANIAKAQQTVYDRAKENGQAALGKWNG; translated from the coding sequence ATGAGCATCGAACAGCTGGCCGAAACCGCCCAGGCCATGGTCGCCCCGGGCAAGGGCATCATCGCGATCGACGAATCCACCGGCACCATCGGCAAGCGCTTCGCCAGCGTCGGCCTGGAAAACACCGAAGAGAACCGTCGCGCCTACCGCGAAATGCTGCTGACCACGCCGAAGCTGAACGAGCATATCTCCGGCGCGATCCTGTACGACGAAACCATCCGCCAGTCCACCAAGGACGGCGTGCCGTTTGCCAAGTACATGGCCGACAACGGCATCATTCCGGGCATCAAGGTCGACAAGGGCGCCCATGCGCTGGCCGGCTGCCCCGGTGAGCTGGTGACCGAAGGCCTGGACGGCCTGCGCGAGCGCCTGCAGGAGTACTACAAGCTGGGTGCGCGCTTCGCCAAGTGGCGTGCGGTGATCAACATCGGCGAAAGCATCCCGTCGGGCACCTGCATCGAGTCCAACGCCCACGCGCTGGCCCGTTACGCGGCGCTGTGCCAGGAATGCGGCCTGGTGCCGATGGTCGAGCCGGAAGTGATCATGGACGGCGACCACGACATCGAAACCTGCTACGAAGTCACCGAAGCCACCCTGCGTTCGCTGTTCGACGCGCTGTACCAGCAGAACGTGCTGCTGGAAGGCACCATCCTGAAGGCCTCGATGGTCATCTCGGGCAAGGGCTGCGAAGAGCAGGCCGACGTCGAGGAAGTGGCCGAATCGACCGTGATGTGCCTCAAGAGCACGGTGCCGGCGATCCTGCCGGGCGTGGTGTTCCTGTCCGGCGGCCAGAGCGACGAGCAGTCCACCGCGCACCTGGATGCCATGAACCAGATGGGCAACCTGCCGTGGCCGCTGAGCTTCTCCTACGGCCGCGCCATGCAGCAGGCCGCGCTGAAGCTGTGGGCCAAGGACACCAAGGCCAACATCGCCAAGGCACAGCAGACCGTGTACGACCGCGCCAAGGAAAACGGCCAGGCGGCACTGGGTAAGTGGAACGGCTGA